The nucleotide window gttacaaattGACACCTCTTACcgttttctctctccctcttatttttttattttattgttaaaaacctaattttataattataaaattatatatattttttatgatttataatATAATCATAGTAAGTGCCACAGTCGTTCTTGTCTTCTACTGATTGCTGCTGAACACCGTCACGCACTCCAAGcaggaacgaaccatttcatgcagatccatGGGGTTTCAGGGCAAATATGGATGTGGgttttttggtctgggagtgggaacattacatttttactgataaaaacaatctttgaaaatacaatatgattacatttgtaattgacagggtcccatttttaaaattttttctttctatgaacaataaataaacaagtaaataaataaactgaatccACATCAACTTTTCCAAATGACTATTtgatcacaaaacaaaatgtgatgcatttaCATTGGCAAGAACTGTTTTCTTCAATTGTACAACTGAATCCAATGGAGATTTGCCTATTAAATATTGGTTTTAGGttaattaaaacagtaaaaatatacaaattctGTCATAGTCTTATAAAGATTCTTCTGACTTTTAGTAGAAAAAGCCCTGTGCCATAAAAAATTTCCTGTgttgaaaatgcttttatatatttttcttagtaTTACGAGGTTTGAAATTTTGCTACCATGGCATATTAAGCTGTTTCTCAATACCAAAAAGTTTTCTTGAACATAAACTAAGGTGGAAAATTActtctgttttctatttcaGTCAGAATGACCGTGTGACATCAACTGTCCTGACcttgcattttgtttaattcctTAAAGTTGATTGTACACGTTATAAAAGTTTCCTTTACACTGATGTTTGAGATATTGATGAGGCGCATCTGATTTTGACGCCATTTTGACGTCAAATGGTGGGAAAAGCCAGAGCAAACAACTTTTACTCATTCCAGATGTGAGGAAAAGAATTTTCACATGTGATGAAACATGCTCTACAAGGCGTTGCAAGCTCAAGAGAGCTGGTAtgagaaatgtttctctttaatgaaaaatcaaacaaacgTAAGCGTCATTCTGTTGTTCAACTTGATTCAAACTATTTCACTTGTAAATAGCATGATAGTTTTTCTGTTACTCCTAAAAAGAGGTCCATTTGTGGATCTCCCCTCCCCCGCCGTTTTCCCCAACAGCTTTGCGGACTATACACCCTATAAACTCTCTAAAAACTGAATTAGAGTTGCTTTCAAAAAACACTGTCTAAATTCAACACGACTGTTGTTGGCAATCATACAGTGAATGTATATATTATTACTATATTAAGCAATCTACTGAACCTTTAGAAATTCAGtgtatttctttgtaaaatgattTCCAATTCATCATGCACATTAATGCATTACATATTATTGAAAATTACAACTCGATCAAACCATCAATAGTCATACAACAGTATTAAGTCATGTTAGgtgttttaaatttcataaGTATCAGACCTAAGAGGTGCTGGGTTTTTCCCCGtcatgtcttatttttaaaacgtaATGTATTTATACATAACATAAAAGACACAGTGGCACTTCTTGCATAGGTGATGCCATGCAAGAACAGTTGCTTTTTCTGATCCTCCACCACCCACCACATAcgcaaaaatacatacaaaatcTCCTGTTTTGTTCTTGCAAATGGAGTTAAACGTGGCAATAATCATCATTCAATCTGCTAGAATAAAGAATTAGGTCTGTTGTTCACCAGAGTGAAAAGGTATCTGACTAAATTAcagtataaaacaaaacttatcaCAAAagcaagtttcagaaaaaatagACAAGTTGAAGTGAATGTCTGTGGATTGGTCAGTTTTCTAAGTTAAGAATGCTGATGGCATTTGGaacacaacttttatttttttttaaatgaactgtcTGCAGCAGCCCCATAGAGCATGCAGGACAAGGTGATGGCTAGAAGTGAGTAAGTGGGACGGGGGGTGGGGGTCGAAAAGAGGTGAGTAAGAGATGACTCAACAGCCCTCTAATATAAGATACCCTGATGAAGGCAAACAGTGTCACCCATTCAAACGCCAAGCGAGGTAAGATCCactctttctgcttctgtttgaaTGTCTTATTTACTATGTTGAGGTGTTTCCCACTGTGTGTTTACTATCAAACTTGTTCATTATATAgttgtatttattgtttatcagtTAACTTTATGTGATTTTGAGAAGCTTATTTAATTGACAGGTTATAAGAAGCATGTTGTCACAATATtgttttttcaatctttttccTGCTTGATCTAATCATACTTTGTAGTACATTCAGACTACATAATTAAAagtagaggggaaaaaaaaaactttgttagCTAAAGTCAGTGAACTTTGATCATGGCACACAGAGAACCACAGAGTTCtttatattacaaatatttgctGGTACAAAATGAATTGAAACTGAAATTACAAGGTGACTCAACTGAACCACATGCATCTGATTATTCTAAAAGcattaacaaatataaaaaagctATATTCAGAGTAATGTTTCTCACTGGTtatgactattttttttctaattcataTTCTAGGAACACATTCTTCTCTATCCAGAAAAGCACAATCACCATGGACTCGACACTAGTGGCCCTGTTTTTCTTGTTCCATGTTCTAAGTGTGGGTACAGGAAACCCTGTTCCAGATGCCAAGAGCGCCATTGAGCCGATAATAAAAACGCTTATGGTTAGGCTGAACGCTTTCCAGGTATGTTTCAGCGCtccatttatgaaatgaaaataagtgCAGCTTGAAGTTTGAATAAATTAGCTGGTTTGTGACTACAAATATGTTGTCATTTTACAGGCTCTTCCCAGCTTAGGAGTCAATCCTCCTCAAGAACTGGAAGGATTTTCCTCCATAGTGGCAGCTATGAATGGTTACAACAATCTGATCTCTGAAAATCTACTGAATGTTGCCCAGGTGAAAACTGACATCTCCAGACTGACCAACGCCATCAACCGCAAACTGATGGACTGCACAGAAACCAACCCAAAGCTCACACTTCCAGTGCACCTGCAGCAACTGCAGAACGAATGGGAACAGGACCCAGAATGCCATGTTGAAGCCGTCAGCCTGGAAGCTCTCAATGGAGTGAGGGAGATCCTCAAACTGCTCCAGAACCAAATTCATGGAATtgcatcttgctgaaaaactgATTGAAGCCAAAGATTGAAATCTGCGCTAGCACTGTTATTGAGGTCAAGACTGTGCAATACATTTTcagtaatttcatttaaaaatgcacttattttataacaaatacatatatattttattttatttgtatttttaacctatttaatttttacttcatGCATATCTTGATATATGTAATATGGAGAGTGTTGCGTCAATAACAAGCTCTCAGTGAGAGTGATTGGTCTAGCCCTGATGCTGAATCCGCAGTTTTGATAACTGCAACCAGGCATGAGATGTACTGTCACTCCGGGAAACCCCTGAAGCCAACGGGTTTGTTTGAGAACCAATGGCACATAGTAAATGGGAACTTTTAATTTTGTGCAATATCAACAGCTGCTGCAAAATGAGTAAATAGCAACAGGGAAtatcttgaatatttttgtacaatgagtgaagttttaatgttttgaataaaactaaataaatattaaactttttcctgactGTCATTGTTGTGCTATATGTACAAATGAGCTGGAAAGTCACgaagtgacaaaaatattttacgtGTACCTGAGTTGCgtgtatttaaatgaattaaagcaTGCAAAAATAACCAGACATTgtcaaaatgaggaaaaataataaaaataaaaatcacaaaaagcaaagaggtacagaaaaaaaactacattttaaacattatttttttttaaaagagatatgcagaaaacaagaacaaagaagacaaaatttCAAATTTGCTTCGACAACAACCATGTCATAAACAGAGCAAATAAACTGTACAGTTTagcacagttcataaaaaagTATCTACTCAGAAATACCACTAGTTAGTATTTTGTAAGCCATGGATTTCTTAGTCATCTCTTCCTTTCTTACATGGCCATGGATTTAACTATCAAACCATTTGCTTCTTTTAATGAAGGCATTCTTGTCGCCGCTGCCCATGAGTTTCCTCTTGTACTGCTCCACCAAGGAATCAAAACGGTCCCCATCCTTCCTCTGGAACTGTTTCTTAGCACTGTtaatcttttgaaaacaaaaacaccaaataaaagtGACATTAGACTCAACAGGACACAATACAAACCGTTTTTAACTGCCTTTCTAATGTCAAGCATAAACACAAGCTGAAAATGAACATACGTCTTTGCATTTAAATCCTTTAATAACTCTATCAAATATTGGTGATTGAGTAATCTTCTGATAATAATTCAAAAGGTGTCCATCTAGATCTCAGAATACCAagctattaaaatgtttcagatcaaataaattttaatattagatATCAATAAAGTGAGTAAAAAATATGAAGTGTTTGCTCCCTAAACTCTTGTAAAATTGAgctttccattaaaaaaaaaaaaaaaaaaaaagtttaaacagttttttcacaattaaacaaCTGGAGCTgctattttttccaaatatacaCAGAttggtttgaaatgtttttttccatgatgtttaaaataattgtttgaaaactgctttttgtttttgctgagattattttttttatctaatgttATAACTTCTTTGATGAcccaacatatttaaatatgacaaaaaagcaaaaacagcatAATTCTGTAAGAGGAAATACAATTTAGACACATACATTAGAGATAACCagataatatattttacatctgCTGAATTATTAGCTGCCAAAATGATCACCTATTaagtttccaaaaaaaacaaacagaaaaaaaacttgtgctTTCTCAGACAACAACGACTGAGACAATATTTCCAAACCTGTTTTTTGGCCTGATTAGGCTTTTCAAATTGTTGTGTTGGGCGCTTGTTCCTTTTTGATCCAGGCTTTGCTTTCTTGGGAGGTGGAGCCTGTTGCTTGTCTTTGTCACGCATTCTGCAAACGGGCAAGAGTTGGATGa belongs to Gambusia affinis linkage group LG08, SWU_Gaff_1.0, whole genome shotgun sequence and includes:
- the LOC122835281 gene encoding uncharacterized protein LOC122835281 isoform X1; the protein is MAHREPQSSLYYKYLLVQNELKLKLQGDSTEPHASDYSKSINKYKKAIFRVMFLTGYDYFFSNSYSRNTFFSIQKSTITMDSTLVALFFLFHVLSVGTGNPVPDAKSAIEPIIKTLMVRLNAFQALPSLGVNPPQELEGFSSIVAAMNGYNNLISENLLNVAQVKTDISRLTNAINRKLMDCTETNPKLTLPVHLQQLQNEWEQDPECHVEAVSLEALNGVREILKLLQNQIHGIASC
- the LOC122835281 gene encoding uncharacterized protein LOC122835281 isoform X2, with the translated sequence MTQQPSNIRYPDEGKQCHPFKRQARNTFFSIQKSTITMDSTLVALFFLFHVLSVGTGNPVPDAKSAIEPIIKTLMVRLNAFQALPSLGVNPPQELEGFSSIVAAMNGYNNLISENLLNVAQVKTDISRLTNAINRKLMDCTETNPKLTLPVHLQQLQNEWEQDPECHVEAVSLEALNGVREILKLLQNQIHGIASC